CGCCCACCACCTCGTAATCGAGATCGACGCCAACCACGGCATCGGCCCCAAGCTCTGCTGCGCGCTCTTCCAACTCGCTTAACGCGACTTCACGCGCTTCGCGCAGCTTGCTTTCATAAGAGTCAGACCGACCGCCCACCACATCGGTGATCTGCGCAAAGAAATCGCGCACGATATTGGCCCCCATGATTGCCTCACCCACGACGATGCCGCGATAATCCACGATCTTGCGGCCTTCTACACTCGGAGTTGTGGTTACAATCATCGCACTTTCCCCGAGGGTGGACGTTAGCCCACCGACCCTTCCAACGAAATCGCCACCAACTGCTGCGCTTCCATGGCAAACTCCATCGGCAGCGCCTGCAACACATCACGGCAGAATCCGTTGACGACAAGCGCCACCGCCTCTTCCTCGTCCATGCCACGGGCGCGGCAATAGAACATCTGATCGTCATCCACCTTGGAGGTGGTGGCCTCATGCTCTACCCGGCTCGAGTTGTTCTTGACCTCGATATAGGGCACGGTATGCGCGCCGCATTTGTCACCAATGAGCAGGCTGTCGCATTGCGTGTAATTGCGGCTGTTCTTGGCCTTGGGGTGCATGCTGACCAACCCACGATAGGTGTTCTGTGCATGGCCCGCGCTGATGCCCTTGGACACGATGCGTGACCGGGTATTCTTGCCCAGATGGATCATCTTGGTGCCGGTATCGGCCTGCTGATAGTTGTTGGCGATAGCGATGGAATAGAATTCGCCTTGGCTGTCATCGCCGCGCAGGATGCAGGACGGGTATTTCCAAGTGACGGCAGAGCCGGTTTCCACCTGCGTCCACATCACCTTGGCCCGGTCGCCCCGGCAGTCGGCGCGCTTGGTGACAAAGTTGTAGATGCCACCCTTGCCATTCTCATCGCCCGGATACCAGTTCTGCACCGTGGAATACTTCACCTCGGCGTCTTCCTCGATGATAATCTCGACCACAGCGGCGTGCAACTGGCTGGTGTCACGCTTGGGAGCGGTGCAGCCTTCAAGATAGCTGACATAGGATCCCTTGTCGGCGATGATCAACGTCCGCTCGAACTGACCCGTATTCTCGGCATTGATCCGGAAATAGGTGCTCAATTCCATCGGGCAGCGCACGCCGGGCGGCACATAGACAAAAGACCCGTCTGAAAAGACCGCCGAATTCAGCGTGGCATAGAAATTGTCACTGACCGGCACGACAGAGCCGAGGTATTTCTTGACCAGTTCAGGATGCTCGCGGATCGCCTCGGAGATGGAGCAAAAGATCACCCCGGCCTGGCGCAGTTCCTTTTGAAAGGTGGTGCCCACGGACACCGAATCAAACACCGCGTCGACCGCCACTTTACGGCCTTCGGCGGGCGCATCCTCTGCCCCCTCAACCCCGGCAAGGATCAACTGCTCCTTAAGCGGAATACCCAGCTTTTCATAGGTTGCCAGCAGCTTGGGATCGACCTCGTCCAATGACTTGGGCTTGACCTCCATCGACTTGGGGCGCGCATAGTAATACTGCGCCTGAAAATCGATCTTGGGGTAATCGACCATCGCCCATTCGGGCTCTGTCTTGGTCAGCCAGCGACGATAGGCTTCAAGCCGCCACTCGGTCATCCATTCCGGCTCTTCATTCTTGGAAGAGATCAGCCGCACGATGTCCTCATTCAGGCCAAGCGGCGCGTAATCCATCTCGATATCGGTATTCCAGCCGTATTTATACGCCTCGCC
The nucleotide sequence above comes from Roseovarius mucosus. Encoded proteins:
- a CDS encoding heavy metal-binding domain-containing protein: MIVTTTPSVEGRKIVDYRGIVVGEAIMGANIVRDFFAQITDVVGGRSDSYESKLREAREVALSELEERAAELGADAVVGVDLDYEVVGDSMLMVSASGTAVVLD
- the sufB gene encoding Fe-S cluster assembly protein SufB: MAAVDKVQVKDGVDQETVDAVRQVGEAYKYGWNTDIEMDYAPLGLNEDIVRLISSKNEEPEWMTEWRLEAYRRWLTKTEPEWAMVDYPKIDFQAQYYYARPKSMEVKPKSLDEVDPKLLATYEKLGIPLKEQLILAGVEGAEDAPAEGRKVAVDAVFDSVSVGTTFQKELRQAGVIFCSISEAIREHPELVKKYLGSVVPVSDNFYATLNSAVFSDGSFVYVPPGVRCPMELSTYFRINAENTGQFERTLIIADKGSYVSYLEGCTAPKRDTSQLHAAVVEIIIEEDAEVKYSTVQNWYPGDENGKGGIYNFVTKRADCRGDRAKVMWTQVETGSAVTWKYPSCILRGDDSQGEFYSIAIANNYQQADTGTKMIHLGKNTRSRIVSKGISAGHAQNTYRGLVSMHPKAKNSRNYTQCDSLLIGDKCGAHTVPYIEVKNNSSRVEHEATTSKVDDDQMFYCRARGMDEEEAVALVVNGFCRDVLQALPMEFAMEAQQLVAISLEGSVG